The window AGACGCCTGTGGGTAGTGCGCTTGCGACCTGTTTACGGATCCTTGGGGACTTAATCGGCATTTAACTAAAACTCGCGTTAATGGCGCTTCGCCGCTTGGCCGCGCGCCTGGATCGATGAATCCAGGCCTGCGTGAGAGGCCTGCGCATCGACACATGATGGACTGACTGAGAGCGAGGGGAATGACGGACGGGGTGGCTACACTGGGACATTTTCCGGCAGACGATCGGGGTCGTGTCTCTCGGAAAACTCTTCCCTTCATCGTGCTTGGTGTGGCCGCGTTCGCATTCGGCACTGCGATGGGCGTGTGGAACTCCGCCTCCGATGATGCCGCCGTCGACGAGGCCGCGATCGAAAGCACCGATACCGCGCCCGCCACCACCGCCAGCTTCGGTGAATCCCGTATCGCCAAAAGCTTCGGCGCCCTGGCGCCCCGCGCCAACACGGTTGCAAAGACAATCGCAAGGCCGGCTGCCGCCAAATATCCCTATGTCGCGCTGTTCTTCGATCCCGGCTTTGCCAGGGGATCCGCGGTCGCGTTCTCGCAGACAGCTCCGGTGACGCCGGACTATCCGCTGAGTCCGAAGACGACCATGGCCCGGAATCAGAAGGTCCGGGTGCCCAATGTCGACATTTCGCTGGCCAGCATTCCGGAGCCGGATACGCTCTTGCCGCTGCCGGCCCAGCCGGCGCCGCAACTGGCGCTGAGCGTTCCGATGCCGCGCTCGCGTCCCGCCGACATGCGGCTGCCGGCGAGTGACGGACCGTCGCGCCAGGACGTCGCCAAAGAGATTGCGCAGCTGAACAACAAGACCTCCGTGGTCGCCACGTTGTCGCCGGACAAGCGCACCCTGCTGCAGAAACTGTTCGGCCAGCCGGAGACGGGTCCCGTGCTCGCTTACGCCGGCCCTGATGGCGGCATCCTGTCCAACGGCGACAGCGCCACGCCCGGAAAATTGCCGTCGCTGGATCAGCAGACCGCCGTCTACGATATCTCCGCGCGCACCGTATACATGCCCGACGGCAGCAAACTCGAAGCGCATTCCGGGCTCGGCAGCCTGTTGGACGATCCGCAACACGTGCATGTCCGCATGCGCGGCGCCACGCCGCCCGCGCTCTATGACCTGACCATGCGCGAGCGGCTGTTCCACGGCGTGCAGGCGTTGCGTCTGAGCCCGGTCGGCAGCGACGTGTTCGGGCGCACGGGCCTTCTTGCCCACACCTACATGCTCGGCCCGAACGGCGACTCCAACGGCTGCGTGTCGTTCAAGAACTACGAGACCTTCCTGCGCGCCTACCAGAACGGCAAGGTGAAGCGCCTGGCCGTGGTGGCGCGGCTCAGCTGATCATCTCTATGATCATGGGGTGTCGCGTTTCGATGTGGCAGTCCAGGCGCGATCGCGGATGACATTGCAAACCTGCACCCGGTAGTTGCTGAAGAAGCTTTCGATGCCGCGTCGCTTGGCTTGCGCATGCTCGGCGTGAAGGCTCCATTCACGCAGCGCGCTCTCCGTCTCGAACTCGACGACCGTCACGCGCTCGCCGTCCTCCGCAACAAAACCCTTATGGGAAATGTAGCCTGGAATTGTCTGCGCCAGTTCGCTCATTCGCTTGGCCATCGGGGCATAATCTTCCAGGACATCCGGGTTCAGCCTGGAACGAAACAACGTCACGATCATAGACCACGTCTCCTTTGTCATGCTGTTTGGCGATCGGCTGGCGGCTGTCGGTGAATTGGCTGCCCGGTCGCTCGCGCACCCGCGCATCGATTTCCGAGCGGCTCACCGCAATATCCTTCAGTTCCAGGTCGCCCAATGCGTGCAGTTCGGCAGCCGCGCGCCGTTCGCAGCGCTGGCGGCGCCAGCCGCGCAACTTGCGCCGCACCGCGCGGATCAGGATCGCGGTCCATCCGCCGAATGCGTTGCGGATCGCCGCTGCCTGCTCGGCGCGGGCGCGCCTGATCACGCCCGCCTTCCACACGGTCCATTCCTCCGGCGACAGCGCGCAGGGATTCGGCGGACTCTGATCGGAGCGATGCACGAACAGCAAGCGGGCCTCCATGAGATCCGGCGCGATCGCGCCGGCGTTTTGCCATGGAGGGTAGTTTACGCTTCGCTAGATATCTCATAAAATGAATAATTATGATATTATGCATCTTTAAAAAAGAAGTACCGCAGAAGCGGTGGCTTCGGGAGCGCACGATGGATCTGGCAGCGTTGAAAATATTCGTCGCCGTGGTGCGCGAGGGCAGCGTGACCGGCGCGGCGAAGCGCCTGCATCGCGTGCAGTCCAACGTCACCACGCGGATCCGCCAGCTCGAGCAGGATCTCGGCGTTGCGTTGTTCATCCGGGAGGGCAAGCGGCTGCATCTGGCACCCGAAGGGCAATTGCTGCTCGACTATGCGGACCGGCTGCTGGCGCTGGCGGATGAGGCGCGTGCGGCGATGCAGGATCCGCGGCCGCGCGGCGTGCTGCGGCTCGGCTCCATGGAAAGCACCGCGGCGGTGCGGCTGCCAGAGCCGCTCAACCGCTACCACCAGCTTTATCCCGATGTGACGCTCGAACTGCACATCGGCAATCCGCAAGTGCTGGGGTCGGCGATCCTCGCCGGAGAACTCGACGCCGCGCTGGTGGCGGAGCCGATTGCCGACGGGCCGTTCGACAAGGTCGCGGTGTTCGAGGAGGAGCCGGTGATCGTCGCGGCGGCCGGCCGATCCGGCCGCAAGGATGCGCTGCCGCGCACCATGATCGCCTTCGAGCCCGGCTGCCCGCACCGCGCGCGGCTGGAGAACTGGTTCGCCCAGCGCGGCGAGATGCCAGAGCGCATCATCGAGCTGGGCTCCTATCACGCGATGTTGGGTTGCGTGGCCGCGGGAATGGGCATCGCCTTGCTGCCGAAAAGCGTGCTCGCCACGTTTCCGGACAATATGCGGCTGCAGGTTCACAAGCTGCCGCAGGGAGAAAACCGTGTCGACACTGTGATGATCTGGCGCAAGGGTGGGGGCTCGCCGAAGATTCTTGCGCTGCAGAAGGTCTTGAGCGAGGGAAAACCGGCCGGGCGTGGTGGCCGCCGAAAGACCCAGGGGGTTTGAGCCTTTAAGGGCTTTGAGTCTTTACAACCTGTGCGAATTGCGCGAACAGGCGAAAGCGTCGCAGGCGAGAGTTCCGCGATGCCACGCGATGTTGACGAACGGAG is drawn from Bradyrhizobium prioriisuperbiae and contains these coding sequences:
- a CDS encoding DUF2778 domain-containing protein, which codes for MTDGVATLGHFPADDRGRVSRKTLPFIVLGVAAFAFGTAMGVWNSASDDAAVDEAAIESTDTAPATTASFGESRIAKSFGALAPRANTVAKTIARPAAAKYPYVALFFDPGFARGSAVAFSQTAPVTPDYPLSPKTTMARNQKVRVPNVDISLASIPEPDTLLPLPAQPAPQLALSVPMPRSRPADMRLPASDGPSRQDVAKEIAQLNNKTSVVATLSPDKRTLLQKLFGQPETGPVLAYAGPDGGILSNGDSATPGKLPSLDQQTAVYDISARTVYMPDGSKLEAHSGLGSLLDDPQHVHVRMRGATPPALYDLTMRERLFHGVQALRLSPVGSDVFGRTGLLAHTYMLGPNGDSNGCVSFKNYETFLRAYQNGKVKRLAVVARLS
- a CDS encoding antibiotic biosynthesis monooxygenase translates to MIVTLFRSRLNPDVLEDYAPMAKRMSELAQTIPGYISHKGFVAEDGERVTVVEFETESALREWSLHAEHAQAKRRGIESFFSNYRVQVCNVIRDRAWTATSKRDTP
- a CDS encoding DUF1127 domain-containing protein, which gives rise to MEARLLFVHRSDQSPPNPCALSPEEWTVWKAGVIRRARAEQAAAIRNAFGGWTAILIRAVRRKLRGWRRQRCERRAAAELHALGDLELKDIAVSRSEIDARVRERPGSQFTDSRQPIAKQHDKGDVVYDRDVVSFQAEPGCPGRLCPDGQANERTGADNSRLHFP
- a CDS encoding LysR family transcriptional regulator, whose translation is MDLAALKIFVAVVREGSVTGAAKRLHRVQSNVTTRIRQLEQDLGVALFIREGKRLHLAPEGQLLLDYADRLLALADEARAAMQDPRPRGVLRLGSMESTAAVRLPEPLNRYHQLYPDVTLELHIGNPQVLGSAILAGELDAALVAEPIADGPFDKVAVFEEEPVIVAAAGRSGRKDALPRTMIAFEPGCPHRARLENWFAQRGEMPERIIELGSYHAMLGCVAAGMGIALLPKSVLATFPDNMRLQVHKLPQGENRVDTVMIWRKGGGSPKILALQKVLSEGKPAGRGGRRKTQGV